A single region of the Halopiger xanaduensis SH-6 genome encodes:
- a CDS encoding metal-dependent hydrolase, with the protein MATTHALMGVALVALVFPEVGAAPTAGVLLAAFVGGIVPDLDMGAAHRKTLHFPVCLPVATALVGGGLLASGATGGLALGLLAFLVSAALHSAIDVFGGGVEPEPWKRTSNEAVYNHALGRWHRPKRWVRYAGAPEDFLLAAVCGTVAIRAAATTPAIDRLLLGTLAFSAAFTLVRKRIPDLVSYANASLSHSRS; encoded by the coding sequence ATGGCCACGACTCACGCGCTGATGGGCGTCGCGCTCGTGGCGCTCGTCTTCCCCGAAGTCGGCGCCGCTCCGACGGCGGGGGTCCTCCTGGCGGCGTTCGTCGGCGGGATCGTCCCCGATCTCGATATGGGGGCGGCCCACCGCAAGACGCTGCACTTCCCGGTCTGCCTGCCGGTCGCGACCGCGCTCGTCGGCGGCGGACTCCTCGCGAGCGGCGCGACCGGCGGTCTCGCGCTCGGCCTACTGGCGTTCCTCGTCTCCGCGGCGCTGCACTCGGCGATCGACGTCTTCGGCGGCGGCGTCGAACCGGAACCCTGGAAGCGAACCTCGAACGAAGCCGTCTACAACCACGCGCTCGGACGCTGGCACCGACCGAAGCGGTGGGTGCGATACGCCGGCGCGCCCGAGGATTTCCTACTGGCCGCGGTCTGCGGCACGGTTGCGATCCGCGCCGCGGCGACGACGCCGGCGATCGATCGTCTGCTGCTGGGGACGCTCGCATTTTCGGCCGCGTTCACGCTCGTTCGCAAGCGGATTCCGGACCTCGTCTCCTACGCGAACGCGTCGCTGTCTCACTCCCGATCCTAG
- a CDS encoding GNAT family N-acetyltransferase → MNRLPLWKLTRNPVGRAIYDRVSGRGLQFASLELYRRPAESDEPFAANDDESSRLEFTVHESPAGVDADVPYKPDEASDADLLVLGRLEGDVVGQVFLNRDETDVHELEARLSIDGAYVWRLYVDPDYRNRGFGSKLLAGAMDAVRDRWGPVELYALIADDNLPSRRLFEGHGFVPESRFRYVRLGPFSKRWRSPS, encoded by the coding sequence GTGAACCGTCTCCCACTCTGGAAACTGACCCGCAACCCCGTCGGCCGCGCGATCTACGACCGCGTGAGCGGCCGCGGACTGCAGTTCGCTTCCCTCGAGTTGTACCGGCGGCCCGCCGAATCGGACGAGCCGTTCGCCGCGAACGACGACGAGTCTTCGCGCCTCGAGTTCACCGTCCACGAGTCCCCTGCAGGTGTCGACGCCGACGTGCCGTACAAGCCCGACGAGGCCAGCGACGCCGACCTGCTCGTCCTCGGCCGCCTCGAGGGCGACGTAGTGGGACAGGTCTTCCTGAACCGCGACGAAACCGACGTCCACGAACTCGAGGCGCGGCTGTCGATCGACGGCGCGTACGTCTGGCGGCTCTACGTCGACCCCGACTACCGGAATCGGGGATTCGGTTCAAAACTACTCGCAGGGGCGATGGACGCGGTTCGCGATCGGTGGGGGCCTGTAGAGCTGTACGCGCTGATCGCGGACGACAACCTGCCGTCCCGCCGGCTGTTCGAGGGCCACGGATTCGTTCCGGAGTCGCGGTTTCGGTACGTTCGCCTCGGACCGTTCTCGAAGCGCTGGCGCTCGCCGTCGTAG